A single genomic interval of Juglans regia cultivar Chandler chromosome 1, Walnut 2.0, whole genome shotgun sequence harbors:
- the LOC109009725 gene encoding ectonucleotide pyrophosphatase/phosphodiesterase family member 3, translated as MGSDSLSILTTSTKPTPIPIPTQEDPSNPSTALLSFNTDSSSSAPTDPPHKPNTTTIVFISLLLIACVAISAAIAFAFLFFSSSPSASPPATSHVETQARPLIKLPHPVVLLISSDGFRFGYQFKTDTPNIGRLIGNGTEAEMGLIPVFPTLTFPNHYSIVTGLYPAYHGIINNHFLDPRTGEAFTMGSHEPKWWLGEPLWETVVNNGLKASTYFWPGSEVRKGSWTCPDKFCMNYNGSVPFEERVDTVLSYFDLPGGEIPSFMTLYFEDPDHQGHQVGPDDPEITEAVARIDMMIGRLIEGLEKRGIFEDVNIILVGDHGMVGTCDKKLIFLDDLNPWIDIPADWVLSHTPLLAIRPPPGVEPSDVVAKMNQGLKSGKVENGKYLRVYLKEELPSRLHYSASDRIPPVIGMIEEGFKVEQKRTKRKECGGAHGYDNAVFSMRTIFVGHGPQFARGQKVPSFENVQIYNLVTSILKIQGASNNGSALFRESILLSSP; from the coding sequence ATGGGTTCTGATTCTTTGTCTATTTTGACTACATCGACTAAGCCTACGCCGATACCAATACCAACCCAAGAAGACCCATCAAACCCATCTACAGCTCTCCTTTCCTTCAACACAGACTCTTCCTCTTCCGCCCCGACAGACCCTCCTCACAAACCCAACACAACTACCATCGTCTTCATCTCCCTCCTCCTCATCGCCTGTGTTGCTATCTCCGCCGCCATCGCCTTTgctttcctctttttctcttcctctccctctgcGTCTCCACCTGCCACCTCCCATGTCGAAACTCAAGCCCGTCCCCTCATAAAGCTCCCACACCCTGTGGTCTTGCTGATTTCCTCCGACGGGTTCCGATTTGGGTACCAATTCAAGACCGACACGCCCAATATTGGTCGCTTAATCGGTAACGGGACCGAGGCCGAGATGGGTTTGATTCCGGTTTTCCCGACTTTAACTTTTCCTAACCACTACTCCATTGTGACTGGGCTTTATCCTGCTTATCATGGTATAATTAACAATCATTTTTTGGATCCACGCACTGGTGAGGCTTTTACCATGGGGAGCCACGAGCCAAAATGGTGGTTGGGTGAGCCTCTATGGGAGACCGTGGTGAACAACGGATTGAAGGCTTCCACGTATTTCTGGCCTGGGTCTGAGGTAAGAAAAGGTTCTTGGACATGTCCTGATAAGTTTTGTATGAATTATAATGGCTCGGTTCCTTTCGAGGAACGGGTAGATACCGTTTTAAGTTACTTTGATCTGCCTGGTGGTGAAATTCCTTCGTTTATGACACTATATTTTGAAGACCCGGATCATCAGGGTCACCAAGTGGGGCCTGATGATCCAGAGATAACTGAAGCTGTTGCTAGAATTGatatgatgattgggaggttgATTGAAGGTTTAGAAAAGAGAGGTATTTTTGAGgatgttaatataattttggtGGGTGATCACGGGATGGTTGGTACATGTGATAAAAAGCTTATTTTTCTAGATGATTTGAACCCTTGGATTGATATTCCAGCTGATTGGGTTCTGTCGCACACGCCTTTGCTGGCAATTCGTCCGCCTCCTGGTGTTGAGCCATCGGATGTTGTTGCAAAGATGAATCAAGGGTTAAAGTCTGGGAAGGTTGAGAATGGGAAGTATTTGAGAGTGTATCTCAAGGAGGAGCTGCCTAGTAGGCTTCATTATAGTGCCAGTGATAGGATACCACCAGTAATTGGTATGATAGAAGAAGGGTTTAAGGTTGAGCAGAAGAGGACGAAGCGGAAAGAATGTGGTGGAGCACATGGTTATGACAATGCCGTTTTTTCCATGAGGACCATTTTTGTTGGCCATGGTCCTCAGTTTGCGAGGGGGCAGAAAGTTCCATCTTTTGAGAACGTGCAGATATATAACTTGGTCACCTCTATTCTGAAGATTCAGGGTGCATCAAATAATGGGTCTGCATTGTTTCGAGAGTCTATTCTTTTGTCTAGTCCGTAA